Below is a window of Acanthochromis polyacanthus isolate Apoly-LR-REF ecotype Palm Island chromosome 15, KAUST_Apoly_ChrSc, whole genome shotgun sequence DNA.
GAGGGGGCAAGTAGCATGTGAATATGAGTTCTGTGGAAAAGCACACTAacgacaacagcagcagcagcaaaagcaGTGCTTCTTAGGCCAAGAGAGATGTTTATGGTATGAACTGAACTCCTCTGAGGTTCTCATTGGTCCCCAAAAACCCCCCCAGTTTACAATACCACACAGATGAGTACACAGACTTCACACatttaaagagaaaagaagaaaaattacaGACATGGGGATTCATTCCTGATTATCAGCTTCTTTTCCTacaaaaatattgcacaaaaaatCTGGATATACAGAGATTGACAAGTATAGCAGCCAGTGAGCCAATATCTACATAAGCAACATATTTACTACACTGAAAAGAACATGAAATGTGCCTTTGCTTCCTCTTAGTCTACATGATTAAGTCTTTTTTAGAGTTACGCTGCATGCACTGCAAGGAAAAATCTACCCTCGATTGCTGTTTGgtacattttgttatttttgttgttgctgaatCTTCCATTAGCTTGGGGTGTTTAAATGCAACGCTTGGTATGACTTAAGCAGCAGATTTGAGGCTATCAAAAACTCCTTTGCAGGTGGGTTGAACTTATCAGATCTTGCCATTTCACTCCGTTCCAGGCTCATAAAACCCGACTGACTTAAACTGAAGAAGGTCTTCAGTCCACAAACGTGTCAGTCCATCATCTTCAACATATCTAGCTAGCAACTAGCTAGCTAATGACTGCAATATTTTGAGAGCACTTTGCCGTTTCATCAGGGCAGGTAGGGCAGATAAAAGGcctaaatgtgtgtgttcaccCTCTTGATGTTAGAAACATCAAGTATTGTTATGTTATTTTAGTCATGAAGGGTTAGAGTTGACTAATCcacaaaatctttattttttttttgttttatatggtCTCCATTGCTATAAAGGCTGGAAACCCCAAACCTAAAGGCCTCCATATGCTTAAATTAGTTCACCCAACATGTCTGAAGACAAAAGTGTTCATGTTCCTGTTCCAAATGGCGAAACTCTCCAAGACCCTTGTGTCTTTATAGTCACAGCGCCATAAATTGTACAAAGGGGAACACTCAGTTTTTCCTCAAAAGCATTACTTCATGTTCACACAAAATTTGAAGTTGTTGCAGAAAAAAGTAGAGAAGAATTATTAAGGCAAAAATGACGCTGTTCCTCCGCTGCACACCGGTTCACTATGTAAACTGGGCTTAATGGTGAGATCGTCTGACTCACTGTTTTAGTCTCAAAATGGCGGAGGTGTGTTTTTCTCTAGACAGGCAGAAGTGATTCTTCAGCCATCATGTGACCAGAAGAAAGACATGCCCAGAATACCAGGGTCTAATTCTACACTGACAACGAACGACAATCATTGCCGACTTTGTTTTCTCTGCTAGAAACTGCAACACATTTAAGAAAACATCTTAATTTCAGTACACCGGCACCCGCATGGCTCAGTGTACGCGAATGGTCATGTGACACACCTCGTCAGGCATGCGAGTGTGGACGGAGATCATTTCTGAGAAGGTGCTGCAAGACTTGTCTctacaaacattatttttggcGTTTAAAACAGAATTAGCATGGACATAGTCTAAAGGTGTTTAAACAGACCTCAGGGCAGGCTAAGAAAGTGCTGCCTCCTAATAAATTGAAATGAGGCCACTCTGGAGGCACAACAGCGGTGCTAACACACAGCTGTcaggggggggaaaaaaagttgaaaCCGTCTCAACTTTTGCCACAACACAGTGTAGCATCACTGGTGTTTGACAAATAGTTACAATGCACATCTCTGGTGGATTACTCTCTAAAATACATAATATTCTGGCATCATATTTACTAATTTCTGTGTAATATTAACCACTGTGCAGTACTGTATCTTCTGAAGAGCCATCAAAATAATACATCATTTACTCCAACTAGAATTCCTGCATTGTGTTTttacatgtctgttttctggcgttttaaaatcaaacttgAACCCTGTACAGTTCTGACAAACTGATACCAGCACCTCCTGAAAGCAGATGATATTTTTTAGAAAGTTGTCAAATTTAATCTCACTGAGTATCTATCATGAGCCTCTGCTCGAAACGTGTGCTCTGGCAGTGAATGGCAAAACAACCATGAACATAAAGGAAGAAACTCCCATCACCATCAATGTAGATTTAAAACCTTTACGGTGTGAAGGGTAGATTTTTCCTCTTGATACAAAAAAGTTCAATATTCTTATTTTCCAATGGCTGCCTACGAGTGTAAAAGTCAGACTGACAGCGTAGCGTTTTGGAAGCTGTAGCTGGTTATGTCAGAATCTCTGTAATAGGCGACTTTCAGGAAAGGCGACGGGGGAGGCGGTGCCAAACAGCTGCATGtacacaacacagaaaaggAACATACATTCATTTGGGTATGAAAACAACTCCTGAAGGCAAATGATCTGCACTACTTCACATCACTCCTTAAAGAACGGAGATTCACATGCATACTTACGAAACCAATTTTTAAAACCATGACACTCCATCCATTCACTCAGAGATCAATCAAAAGTTAACTGTGCCTTTCTCACAGTACACCCATGGTAGTTAGTATTCTTAAACAATGTGCCGTAGTTGGGTTTTAGAAGCCGTGCTCTGAACAAAACATGACTTGGCAAGACAAAAATATGCATACtgctaataatgataataaactaCCAAATAGGAACTGATCTAAGATTTCCACCCCAGATAAACACATCTGACACCATCCCGTGGATTTAAAAACGGTTACATAATCAAACATATTTATACTAACCAAAGAAAGCCAACTAACTGATAAACCTAACAAACGaagcaaattatatatatatatatatcactgAAGATGAAGCAGCTGCTGAAATCCCCTAGAGCATTTTGAGCAGGGAAAGTCACTTCTaaaatccaaaatgttacaGTAAAAAGTGCACAAAACAAGACGTGTGACTGCTTGCAGGGTCTTCAGACAAATGAATCCTTCCATCGCTGTGAATGCCTAAGCCTGCCTTTGTCACCTTCATAGcaaacaaatatgaaacaacTATTTTCCTTTTCCAAAATTAAGATGATTCAGACCATTAGACCAAAGTAATGTGTACAGAAGTCCTAATGTGAAAGCGGTTACAGACAGCAAAACAGCAAAGCAACCTGAATTGAAGCTTAGAGTGATATTTTGATGTCAAAGAAAAATTAAACTGGAGGATTAAACATGAAGCACTGCTGAGGGCAGATAATGGAGTAGCTTTCAAACTTCCCTTTAAAAACCTAGAGCATAGAAACAGCATTGCACTGAGCAAATCAATAACAGGTTCACCATAAATCCTTGGGGACGAAAATCCTTAAACAATCCtttcattttacatgaaaagaaacaacGTGTGAATCATACACTAGAGCCCAACATCAATGATAATTAAAATGGACTTATGATTTCCCCCAATCTccaaatcagaaaacacacagaattttTGCAGGGAGGCACAAGTCCAAAGCACATGGTCCTCATCTTTTTTCAGGTCTTATTTAGTGGAGCGCCTCCACACAGATCTGCTCCTCTGTAATGTCGTCCAGTAGCTGAACCTCCACAGGGCTGCATATGTCACTGTCATAGACATCTGTCCCTATCAGGGCTTCTTCCTCCAGGCCTTCTCCTTTGCCTTTAAAGCCTTGCTGGTCTGAAGGAGAAATGCTCTCCACTGACTCTAGGTCTTCAATGCCTGCCCGGTAGTGGATCATGAGCAGGGTGAGGGCCTGGAGTCTCTCCCCAGACTTGGCCAGGGCAGTGCTGATGAGGGCTTTGCGGCGTGCATCTGTGGCCTCCCTCTCCTCCAGCAAGAGGGCATTATTGTGCTCCAGCTCCTGATCaatttcctgctgcagcttGTCAAGCATCAACTCCAGCTTTTGGGAACGTTCATCTGTGGGTAGCCCACGGTAGAGGTCACGGCCTATCTCCTTCACAGCAATGAACACACTGTCATCCAACCCACCCTCCTTACGAACAAGTTTACTGCTGCCACCGCTGCCAGAGGGCTGCTTTGAAGGGCTTGCACCACTAGTGTAGGTCTCAGTATCACTGCTCTCATTGTCAGATGTGTTGGGGGTATGTTTGGGTGAGGGCTCCACCACTCCAGGCACCACATCAGTCACCTGCTCAACAAGCCGAGTTTTGGGCACCTGGCGAAGATTAAGCAGGCGAGAGCTGGTATTGATGATATGGCGCGTTAGGCCAGTTGTAGCCCGGTTTATGGTGGATTTGGCTTCAGGGTCAGCTCCACGACGTTCAGTTGCTGCCACACAGAAAGGATTTTCAGCGAGGCACTTTTCCTGGCACTTCTTGTGGCAAACGTAGGTACAGATCATACACTGGGAGGCGGCCTTGGTCCAAACCTTTTTCTTGCAGTATTCACACCAGGTGGGGTTCTGGAACTGGGTGTCCTGGAAGTTGTGGCGAACTTCTACCAACTGGATGGTGCCGTAGGCCAAGTCATCGCGGGGTGCTGAGGGAATaggctccctctctctctcccttatATCCTCATCGTGAAGGCTCCCCTCTCGCTCCCTTTCTGACAGTCCCCCTGGATACTCAAATTCACCCTCAGCTAAATAACAGAAGTTCAAAGTAACATCTCCATAACACAGCTTCTCATTAAAGCCCTTGTGTGTGCTGAGACTACGTAGTGCAGTgcggctaacgttagctctagGCTCCGGAGGCCCCAACCTAAAGGTACTCTGGTACTCTGCTGAAGATGTGGTCATACATTCTAGGGCTACATGGTCTAGCTGGAGGCTGACATGTCCCAGGCACAACAAACTGCCCAGCTTAAAGGGATCTTTGCACCACAAGGCCACATTAAGGTACTTATGGTTGCCCTCCACCTCAAACACCACAGACGCCTTGGGCCAGCGTGCTGTCTGGCTCCGAAACATGGTTTCTGGGGATTCCCACAGAGAGTGGTCCTCTAGACTGTCCCGTGTGCTGCAGGAGCTCTCTGAAGCTTTGTCCTTTGCTTGATCAACCTTAGTGCTGCTAGTGACAGTGGAAAGAACTAGTATTTCATCACTTGACTCTGCTGTTTTGGTGGACTGTTTTGCTTCAGCTTGCTTAACACAAGTCTTCTCAGTGCTAGCCTTATCCTCATTACCTCCAGGGAGTGGAACTTTTTCTGGAGATTTTTCAGAAGTGCTGATGGTGGTAGTCACATTAGGAGCAACAGTAGCATTAGTAGTTGTAAGAGAATCAGCGCTGTCCAAAAGATTGGTTTCTGAGGATGCTGATGTCAACCTTATCTGAGGTCTTGGTGGCAATGGAGGGCGagagggaggaggtgggggtggAACAGTGGGGCGTTGCACACCCTCCACTGGATCACTATTGGTCTTATGTGGTGAGGGCTTTGGTGATTCTTTGGGTTGGGGTTTTAGTGGAGACTGGAGACCCACCAGGTTTAACTTGCGATTGAGAATGGGTGATATGGAACCAAGTGGCTTAGAAGCCAAGTTGGCCACAGTCCTTTTGGGGCTTTGGTTTACTGTAAGTAAGAAATCTTCCTTTGTCTCACTGGTAGTACTGCTGGTAGGGCCACCAGTCTGGCTAGGTTTAGAGTCCACAATCAATTCTTCAAACTCTGAGTCCATGTCTTTGTTATCGGATATGTCAGAAAGCGTAGTGATGGGAGCTGGGTCTTCTTCATAGCCTCCTGGCTGGGGAATAAAACCTGTTTCCTCTAGCTGTCCGAACCCTTCCTGAAGAGTTCCCAGGCTTCCTGAAGAAGGAGTCTGATGACGAACCGGCCTTTCATAAAGCACCACCACCCTGTCTCCTGCCTGTTTCAACAGTTTGGGAACTTGAACCGAGGATGTCACTTTGACACCTGCCGGCAGAAACAAGAACAGGAATTATATTTTCAGTCAGTACTGCAAAGAACTAAGTCACAAACTCTGTTTGAAATTTTAACGAGCACGAGTGAACACATCTCAGACCTCC
It encodes the following:
- the pdzd8 gene encoding PDZ domain-containing protein 8, coding for MIYLILISAFSGAVVTLILQFLLIYRRSPEPVGRTVQYVKVVPDNALKDYFNTQHAEPGQQQQDSTPSAASKQQEAVSSRQQEAAVSGGSPKQQPPPPSQSEPIDAAKAETCNFLNAIFLFLFRELRDTPVVRHWLTKKIKVEFEELLQTKTAGRLLEGLSLRDISLGNSLPVFKTARLMKPVHMNEDGMPEELNFEVDLEYNGGFHLAIDVELVFGKSAYLFVKMRRVVGRLRLQFTRTPFSHWSFSFLEDPLVDFEVKSQFEGRPLPQLTSIIVNQLKRVIKKKHTLPNYKIRYKPFFPFQVQPPLGSTCDLDLSVQDSRLVEGRLKVTLIECSRLFILGSYDRETYVHCTLELSSHQWKEKTRSSIKRTEVIKGPCGSVGMTFRHVPASEGDAVHVSIETVTPNSPAASADLQKGDRLIEIGGVKVTSSVQVPKLLKQAGDRVVVLYERPVRHQTPSSGSLGTLQEGFGQLEETGFIPQPGGYEEDPAPITTLSDISDNKDMDSEFEELIVDSKPSQTGGPTSSTTSETKEDFLLTVNQSPKRTVANLASKPLGSISPILNRKLNLVGLQSPLKPQPKESPKPSPHKTNSDPVEGVQRPTVPPPPPPSRPPLPPRPQIRLTSASSETNLLDSADSLTTTNATVAPNVTTTISTSEKSPEKVPLPGGNEDKASTEKTCVKQAEAKQSTKTAESSDEILVLSTVTSSTKVDQAKDKASESSCSTRDSLEDHSLWESPETMFRSQTARWPKASVVFEVEGNHKYLNVALWCKDPFKLGSLLCLGHVSLQLDHVALECMTTSSAEYQSTFRLGPPEPRANVSRTALRSLSTHKGFNEKLCYGDVTLNFCYLAEGEFEYPGGLSEREREGSLHDEDIREREREPIPSAPRDDLAYGTIQLVEVRHNFQDTQFQNPTWCEYCKKKVWTKAASQCMICTYVCHKKCQEKCLAENPFCVAATERRGADPEAKSTINRATTGLTRHIINTSSRLLNLRQVPKTRLVEQVTDVVPGVVEPSPKHTPNTSDNESSDTETYTSGASPSKQPSGSGGSSKLVRKEGGLDDSVFIAVKEIGRDLYRGLPTDERSQKLELMLDKLQQEIDQELEHNNALLLEEREATDARRKALISTALAKSGERLQALTLLMIHYRAGIEDLESVESISPSDQQGFKGKGEGLEEEALIGTDVYDSDICSPVEVQLLDDITEEQICVEALH